A region of Subdoligranulum variabile DNA encodes the following proteins:
- a CDS encoding DUF3851 domain-containing protein — MMNPNILNQNPLMFFDRAVNAQRSQLLTVMADAVSECRTAADQAAELNETGQVGLLRLAEVWSTIRAKEGMGGLVLEGTEAKILSDVVAQFYAYLSGCMFNDPVGMAIYAELHYMMSSLMLGEWFE, encoded by the coding sequence ATGATGAACCCCAACATTTTGAATCAAAACCCGCTGATGTTTTTTGACAGGGCGGTAAATGCCCAGCGCAGCCAGCTGCTTACGGTCATGGCCGATGCGGTAAGTGAGTGCCGCACGGCGGCAGATCAGGCAGCCGAACTGAATGAGACCGGTCAGGTGGGGCTGCTCCGTCTGGCAGAGGTCTGGAGCACCATCCGTGCCAAGGAAGGTATGGGCGGTCTGGTTCTGGAAGGAACCGAAGCGAAAATCCTGTCCGATGTGGTGGCACAGTTTTACGCCTACCTGTCCGGTTGTATGTTCAACGATCCTGTGGGAATGGCCATTTATGCAGAGCTGCACTACATGATGTCCTCCCTCATGCTGGGAGAATGGTTTGAATAA
- a CDS encoding VirB4-like conjugal transfer ATPase, CD1110 family, translating to MQPVKTKKKLSRADKKQIEAAIARANRTDKKGKSAQDSIPYERMWPDGICRVSDSHYTKTIQFQDINYQLSQNEDKTAIFEGWCDFLNYFDSSIHFQLSFLNLAASEETFANSISIPPQRDAFDSIREEYTTMLQNQLARGNNGLIKTKYLTFGIDADSIKAAKPRLERIETDILNNFKRLGVAARTLDGKERLFQLHAVFHMDEQLPFQFEWDWLAPSGLSTKDFIAPSSFEFRTGKQFRMGKKYGAVSFLQILAPELNDRLLADFLDMESSLIVSMHIQSVDQVKAIKTVKRKITDLDRSKIEEQKKAVRAGYDMDIIPSDLATYGSEAKKLLQDLQSRNERMFLLTFLVLNTADNPRQLGNNIFQAGSIAQKYNCQLTRLDFQQEEGLMSCLPLGLNQIEIQRGLTTSSTAIFVPFTTQELFQNGKEALYYGINALSNNLIMVDRKLLKNPNGLILGTPGSGKSFSAKREIANCFLLTSDDVIICDPEAEYAPLVERLHGQVIKISPTSTNYINPMDLNLDYSDDESPLSLKSDFILSLCELIVGGKEGLQPVQKTIIDRCVRLVYQTYLNDPRPENMPVLEDLYNLLREQEEKEAQYIATALEIYVTGSLNVFNHQSNVDINNRIVCYDIKELGKQLKKIGMLVVQDQVWNRVTINRAAHKSTRYYIDEMHLLLKEEQTAAYTVEIWKRFRKWGGIPTGITQNVKDLLSSREVENIFENSDFVYMLNQAGGDRQILAKQLGISTHQLSYVTHSGEGEGLLFYGSTILPFVDHFPKSTELYRIMTTKPQELKKKEDE from the coding sequence GTGCAGCCGGTAAAGACAAAGAAAAAGCTGTCCCGCGCCGATAAGAAGCAGATCGAAGCGGCCATTGCCCGCGCTAACCGCACGGACAAAAAAGGAAAATCTGCGCAGGACAGTATCCCTTATGAACGGATGTGGCCGGACGGAATCTGCCGCGTATCGGACAGCCACTACACAAAGACCATCCAGTTTCAGGACATCAACTATCAGCTCTCCCAAAACGAAGATAAGACGGCAATCTTTGAGGGGTGGTGTGATTTCCTCAATTATTTTGACAGCTCGATTCATTTCCAGCTGTCTTTTTTGAACCTTGCGGCATCGGAGGAGACCTTTGCTAACTCCATTTCCATCCCGCCCCAGAGGGACGCCTTTGACAGTATCCGCGAGGAATACACCACAATGCTGCAAAATCAGCTGGCCAGAGGTAACAACGGTCTCATCAAGACCAAATACCTGACCTTTGGTATCGACGCGGACAGCATCAAAGCCGCCAAGCCCCGTCTGGAGCGTATTGAGACAGATATACTTAATAACTTCAAGCGTCTTGGTGTAGCTGCCAGAACGCTGGACGGTAAAGAAAGGCTTTTTCAGCTTCATGCGGTATTCCACATGGATGAACAACTCCCGTTTCAGTTTGAATGGGACTGGCTGGCTCCTTCCGGTCTGTCCACAAAGGATTTTATTGCACCAAGCTCCTTTGAGTTCCGCACCGGCAAGCAGTTCCGTATGGGCAAGAAATACGGGGCTGTTTCTTTTTTGCAGATTCTCGCACCGGAACTGAATGACCGTTTGCTGGCTGATTTTCTGGATATGGAAAGCTCGCTCATTGTGAGTATGCACATTCAGTCGGTGGATCAGGTGAAAGCCATCAAAACGGTAAAGCGGAAGATTACCGACCTGGACCGCAGCAAGATCGAGGAACAGAAAAAAGCAGTCCGTGCCGGATACGACATGGACATCATTCCATCTGACCTTGCTACCTACGGCAGTGAAGCGAAAAAACTCTTGCAGGATTTGCAGAGCCGCAACGAGAGAATGTTCCTTTTGACCTTTCTGGTGCTGAACACAGCGGACAATCCCCGTCAGCTTGGCAACAACATTTTCCAGGCAGGCTCCATTGCCCAGAAGTATAACTGTCAGTTGACCAGGCTGGACTTCCAGCAGGAAGAAGGGCTGATGAGCTGTCTGCCCCTGGGACTCAATCAGATCGAGATCCAGCGAGGACTGACCACCAGTTCTACGGCTATCTTTGTACCGTTCACCACACAGGAATTATTCCAGAACGGCAAAGAAGCTCTGTACTATGGCATCAATGCTCTATCCAACAACCTCATCATGGTGGATCGAAAGCTGCTGAAAAACCCAAACGGCCTGATTTTGGGTACGCCGGGTTCCGGTAAGTCCTTCAGCGCAAAACGAGAAATTGCCAACTGCTTTTTGCTTACCAGTGATGATGTTATCATCTGTGACCCGGAAGCAGAGTACGCACCTCTGGTGGAGCGTCTGCATGGGCAGGTCATCAAGATCTCGCCTACCTCCACCAACTACATCAATCCGATGGATCTGAATCTGGACTATTCGGATGATGAAAGCCCGCTGTCACTCAAGTCTGACTTTATCCTCAGCTTGTGTGAGCTGATTGTGGGTGGTAAGGAGGGCTTGCAGCCGGTGCAGAAAACCATCATCGACCGCTGTGTGCGCCTGGTCTATCAGACCTATCTCAATGACCCGCGCCCGGAGAATATGCCCGTTTTGGAGGATCTGTATAACCTGCTCCGGGAACAGGAAGAAAAGGAAGCTCAGTATATCGCTACGGCCCTTGAAATCTATGTAACCGGCTCCCTCAATGTATTCAATCACCAGAGCAATGTGGACATCAACAACCGCATTGTCTGCTATGACATCAAGGAACTGGGCAAGCAGCTTAAAAAAATCGGTATGCTGGTGGTTCAGGATCAGGTATGGAACCGCGTTACCATCAACCGTGCCGCCCACAAGTCCACCCGTTACTACATCGACGAGATGCACCTGCTTTTGAAGGAGGAACAGACCGCCGCCTATACGGTAGAAATTTGGAAGCGATTCAGAAAATGGGGCGGTATTCCGACAGGTATCACCCAGAATGTCAAAGACCTTTTGAGCAGCCGCGAGGTGGAAAATATCTTTGAAAATTCCGACTTCGTGTATATGCTCAACCAGGCAGGCGGAGACCGTCAGATCCTCGCCAAGCAGCTGGGCATTTCCACGCACCAGCTTAGCTATGTGACCCACTCCGGTGAGGGCGAGGGCCTGCTGTTCTATGGCTCCACAATTCTGCCTTTCGTGGACCACTTCCCGAAGAGTACCGAGCTGTACCGCATTATGACCACCAAACCCCAGGAACTGAAAAAGAAGGAGGATGAATGA
- a CDS encoding VirB6/TrbL-like conjugal transfer protein, CD1112 family: MDFLLEALTNWLKEMLVGGIMSNLSGMFDSVNQQVADISVQVGQTPQGWNGSIFNMIENLSNSIMVPIAGVILAIVMTVDLIQMIADKNNLHDVDTWMIFKWVFKSAAAILIVTNTWNIVMGVFDMAQSVVAQAAGIINSDASIDISSVMTDLEPRLMEMDLGPLFGLWFQSLFIGITMWALYICIFIVIYGRMIEIYLVTSVAPVPMAAMMGKEWGGMGQNYLRSLLALGFQAFLIIVCVAIYAVLVQNIALEDDIIMAIWSCVGYTVLLCFTLFKTGSLAKSVFQAH; this comes from the coding sequence ATGGATTTCTTACTTGAAGCCCTGACAAATTGGCTGAAAGAAATGCTGGTGGGCGGTATTATGAGCAACCTTTCGGGGATGTTTGACAGCGTAAACCAACAGGTCGCGGATATATCCGTACAGGTAGGACAGACCCCACAGGGATGGAATGGCAGTATTTTCAATATGATTGAGAATCTGTCAAACTCCATCATGGTGCCGATTGCAGGTGTGATCCTGGCTATCGTGATGACCGTAGACCTGATCCAGATGATTGCAGACAAGAACAACCTGCATGATGTGGATACCTGGATGATTTTCAAGTGGGTGTTCAAATCAGCTGCTGCCATCCTCATTGTCACAAACACATGGAATATCGTGATGGGCGTCTTTGATATGGCGCAGAGCGTGGTGGCGCAGGCGGCAGGGATTATCAATTCGGATGCGTCCATTGACATTTCCTCAGTTATGACCGATCTGGAACCGAGGCTGATGGAAATGGATTTGGGACCGCTGTTCGGACTGTGGTTCCAATCCCTCTTTATTGGCATTACCATGTGGGCGTTGTATATCTGTATCTTTATCGTTATTTATGGCCGTATGATCGAGATCTACCTTGTAACTTCGGTGGCTCCCGTTCCAATGGCTGCAATGATGGGTAAAGAATGGGGCGGTATGGGACAGAATTACCTCCGATCCCTGCTGGCACTGGGCTTTCAGGCGTTTCTCATTATCGTCTGTGTGGCAATTTATGCTGTGCTGGTGCAGAACATCGCTCTGGAAGATGACATCATCATGGCAATCTGGAGCTGCGTGGGCTACACCGTACTGCTATGTTTTACGCTGTTCAAAACCGGAAGTCTCGCCAAATCAGTCTTTCAGGCGCACTAA
- a CDS encoding Maff2 family mobile element protein, translated as MAFFEQAITVLQTLVIALGAGLGIWGVINLLEGYGNDNPGAKSQGMKQLMAGAGVAVVGMVLVPLLSGLFSV; from the coding sequence ATGGCATTTTTTGAACAGGCAATTACCGTTCTTCAGACTCTCGTTATCGCTCTGGGCGCTGGTCTTGGTATCTGGGGTGTCATCAACCTGTTGGAAGGTTACGGCAACGACAACCCTGGCGCAAAATCTCAGGGCATGAAGCAGCTCATGGCCGGCGCTGGTGTAGCCGTAGTCGGCATGGTCCTTGTACCTCTGCTCTCCGGACTGTTCTCTGTCTAA
- a CDS encoding PrgI family protein: MAYVPVPKDLTKVKTKVMFNLTKRQLICFTGGALIGVPLFFLLRKPTGNSVAAMCMMLVMLPFFMLAMYEKHGQPLEKIVGNILKVAVIRPKQRPYQTNNFYAVLKRQEMLDKEVYDIVHRNKKMAASDVRKNRGKNCAAGKDKEKAVPRR, from the coding sequence TTGGCTTATGTACCCGTACCCAAGGACTTAACAAAAGTCAAAACAAAGGTCATGTTCAATCTGACCAAGCGGCAGCTTATCTGCTTCACGGGCGGAGCGCTTATTGGCGTACCGCTTTTCTTTTTGCTCAGAAAACCTACCGGAAACAGTGTAGCGGCTATGTGTATGATGCTGGTTATGCTGCCCTTCTTTATGCTGGCTATGTACGAAAAGCATGGACAGCCCCTGGAAAAGATCGTGGGCAACATTCTCAAAGTAGCTGTGATCCGTCCAAAGCAGCGACCTTACCAGACCAACAACTTTTATGCCGTATTAAAGCGGCAGGAAATGCTCGATAAGGAGGTGTATGACATTGTTCACCGCAATAAAAAAATGGCTGCATCGGATGTTCGGAAAAACCGAGGAAAAAACTGTGCAGCCGGTAAAGACAAAGAAAAAGCTGTCCCGCGCCGATAA
- a CDS encoding C40 family peptidase yields MNKEPRLRFTDEERSDPALEKPIRKAEKAAARADKAQANIPKKKVRQTVIDPDTGKKTSKLTFEDKKKPPSKVSQGVREAPVYLVAGKLHKEIRETEQDNVGVESAHKSEEAVETGAYLVREGYRSHKLKPYRKAAQAERQLEKANVNVLYQKSLQENPQFASNPLSRWQQKQAIKKQYAAAKHAGQTAGNTAQAASKTGKAARTVKEKAQQAGAFVMRHKKGFLMAGVLFLITCMLMNTMSSCSMMAQSIGSVLSGTTYPSDDPEMLAVEADYAVREVQLQEEIDNIESSHPGYDEYRYDLGMIGHDPHELAAFLSAVLQGYTQQSAQAELARVFAAQYQLTLTEEVEIRYRTETSTDPETGETTSEEVPYEYYILNVKLTSKPISAVASELLTPEQMEMYQVYRQTMGNKSLLFGGGSPDTSGSEDLSGVQFINGTRPGNPQLVELAKRQVGNVGGYPYWSWYGFDSRVEWCACFVSWCYNQAGKSEPRFAGCEWQGVPWFQSHGQWGARGYNNLAPGDAIFFDWDLDGTADHVGIVIGTDGSRVYTVEGNSGDACKIKSYDLNYQSIKGYGLMNW; encoded by the coding sequence TTGAATAAGGAGCCGCGCCTGCGCTTTACTGATGAGGAACGGTCTGATCCTGCACTGGAAAAGCCGATCCGTAAAGCGGAGAAAGCTGCGGCTAGAGCAGATAAGGCGCAGGCCAATATCCCAAAGAAAAAGGTCAGGCAGACGGTCATTGACCCGGATACCGGAAAAAAGACCTCGAAGCTGACCTTTGAGGACAAGAAAAAGCCACCCTCCAAAGTTTCTCAAGGAGTCAGGGAAGCTCCCGTCTATCTGGTCGCAGGCAAGCTACACAAAGAGATCCGGGAAACAGAGCAGGACAATGTGGGCGTGGAAAGCGCCCACAAGTCCGAGGAAGCGGTGGAGACCGGCGCTTATCTGGTGCGGGAGGGCTATCGCAGCCACAAGCTGAAGCCATACCGCAAAGCAGCACAGGCAGAGCGCCAACTGGAAAAGGCAAATGTAAATGTTCTGTACCAGAAATCTTTACAGGAAAATCCCCAGTTTGCCAGCAACCCTCTTTCCCGCTGGCAGCAAAAGCAGGCCATCAAAAAGCAGTATGCCGCCGCCAAACACGCCGGTCAGACTGCCGGAAATACCGCCCAGGCTGCATCCAAAACCGGAAAAGCCGCAAGGACGGTAAAAGAAAAGGCACAGCAGGCAGGGGCGTTCGTCATGCGCCACAAGAAGGGTTTCCTGATGGCAGGGGTTTTGTTCCTCATTACCTGTATGCTGATGAATACCATGTCCTCCTGCTCCATGATGGCGCAGAGCATCGGTTCCGTTCTCTCCGGCACCACTTATCCGTCGGATGACCCGGAAATGTTGGCAGTGGAGGCAGATTATGCAGTCAGAGAAGTCCAGCTGCAGGAGGAAATCGACAACATTGAAAGCAGCCACCCAGGGTATGACGAGTATCGCTATGACCTTGGTATGATCGGCCATGACCCTCATGAGCTGGCAGCATTTCTGTCTGCCGTCTTGCAAGGTTACACCCAGCAGAGCGCTCAGGCAGAGCTGGCGCGTGTGTTTGCAGCACAGTATCAGCTGACGCTTACTGAGGAAGTGGAGATTCGCTACCGCACGGAGACCTCCACCGACCCGGAGACCGGCGAGACCACCTCAGAAGAAGTCCCCTATGAGTATTACATTTTGAATGTGAAACTCACCAGCAAGCCCATTTCCGCTGTGGCGTCGGAGTTACTGACCCCGGAGCAGATGGAAATGTATCAGGTCTACCGACAGACCATGGGCAATAAGTCGTTGTTGTTTGGCGGCGGTTCCCCTGATACCAGCGGCTCGGAAGATCTGTCCGGTGTGCAGTTCATTAACGGTACCCGCCCCGGCAATCCTCAGCTGGTGGAACTGGCCAAGCGTCAGGTGGGCAATGTGGGCGGCTATCCTTATTGGAGCTGGTATGGCTTTGACAGCCGCGTGGAGTGGTGCGCCTGCTTTGTATCCTGGTGTTATAACCAGGCTGGAAAAAGTGAACCGCGCTTTGCAGGCTGTGAGTGGCAGGGCGTTCCGTGGTTCCAGTCTCATGGACAATGGGGTGCAAGAGGCTATAATAATCTGGCTCCCGGAGATGCAATTTTCTTTGATTGGGATTTGGATGGGACAGCAGACCATGTGGGTATCGTGATCGGTACGGATGGCAGCCGTGTTTATACTGTGGAGGGAAATTCCGGCGATGCCTGCAAGATCAAAAGTTATGACCTGAATTATCAAAGCATTAAAGGCTATGGTCTGATGAACTGGTAA
- a CDS encoding DUF4366 domain-containing protein: MRNKRLLRTLSAFCLTMVVAFGFTIPAFAQGSEQAPAAPAEDSTNDSNVIVEETEPAPALTPEGNAALVDDFGGNKQLITVTTKAGNYFYILIDRANEDKKTAVHFLNQVDEADLMALMEDENVKEKPAAVCSCTTKCEAGAVNTACPVCATDKSKCTGKAPEPPAETPEPEKEKPAGLNPAAIVLLLALLGGGGVFAYLKLIKNKPKTKGNDSLDDYDYGEEDSEEWETENEESDEPDAGGGSTEDDDEDSVK; this comes from the coding sequence ATGAGGAATAAACGATTGCTCCGAACACTTTCCGCCTTTTGCCTGACAATGGTTGTGGCATTTGGCTTTACGATCCCTGCTTTTGCACAGGGGTCAGAACAGGCTCCGGCGGCACCGGCAGAGGATTCTACCAATGATAGCAATGTGATTGTGGAAGAAACAGAACCAGCACCGGCACTTACACCGGAGGGGAATGCGGCACTGGTGGATGATTTTGGAGGTAATAAGCAGCTCATTACTGTTACCACCAAGGCTGGCAATTATTTTTACATTTTGATCGACAGGGCGAATGAGGATAAAAAGACTGCTGTTCATTTTCTGAACCAGGTGGATGAAGCGGATTTGATGGCACTGATGGAAGATGAAAATGTCAAAGAGAAGCCGGCTGCTGTGTGTAGCTGCACGACAAAATGTGAAGCAGGGGCAGTCAATACGGCTTGTCCGGTCTGTGCAACTGATAAGAGTAAATGTACGGGCAAAGCACCGGAACCTCCGGCAGAAACACCGGAACCGGAAAAAGAGAAGCCTGCCGGACTGAACCCGGCTGCGATAGTCCTTTTGCTGGCTCTGCTTGGAGGCGGTGGCGTATTTGCCTACTTGAAGCTCATTAAGAATAAGCCTAAGACCAAGGGCAATGACAGTCTGGACGATTATGATTATGGCGAGGAAGATTCCGAGGAATGGGAAACCGAAAATGAGGAGTCAGATGAGCCTGACGCTGGCGGGGGCAGCACAGAAGATGATGATGAGGACAGTGTGAAATGA
- a CDS encoding DUF4315 family protein, whose translation MAKNKIERIDQEITKVREKIAEYQEKLKALEAQKTEAENLEIVQMVRALRMTPTQLSAMLSGGTVPGSLADENNEQEENSYEE comes from the coding sequence ATGGCAAAAAACAAAATTGAGCGCATTGACCAGGAGATTACAAAGGTCCGCGAGAAGATCGCAGAGTATCAGGAAAAGCTCAAGGCGCTGGAAGCACAGAAAACCGAGGCAGAAAATCTGGAGATCGTCCAGATGGTGCGCGCCCTGCGTATGACCCCGACCCAGTTGAGCGCCATGCTGTCCGGTGGCACAGTTCCCGGCAGTTTGGCTGATGAAAATAACGAACAGGAGGAAAACAGCTATGAGGAATAA